A region from the Triticum aestivum cultivar Chinese Spring chromosome 3D, IWGSC CS RefSeq v2.1, whole genome shotgun sequence genome encodes:
- the LOC123077243 gene encoding glyoxysomal fatty acid beta-oxidation multifunctional protein MFP-a isoform X1 produces MAAKGRTEMEVGGDGVAVITICNPPVNSLSIDVLLSLKESYEEALQRTDVKAIVVTGKGGKFSGGFDISSFGDLHSGKIEQPKVGYISIDILTELLEGATKPSVAAIDGLCLGGGLEVSMACHARISTPTAQLGLPELQLGIIPGFGGTQRLPRLVGLTKSLEMILLSKPIKGEEAHQVGLVDSIVSPNDLVNTARRWALDICELRKPWIKSLYKTDKLEPLGEAREILKFARAQARKQAANLEHPLVCIDVIEEGIISGPRAGLWKEANAFQSLLFSDTCKSLLHVFFSQRATSKVPGATDLGLMPRKITKVAILGGGLMGSGIATAMILSNYPVLLKEVNEKFLNAGIDRIKANLQSRVRKGKMTEERYEKALSLVTGALGYEKFKEVDLVIEAVIENVKLKQQIFADLEKYCPSHCILATNTSTIDLNLIGEKTKSQDRIVGAHFFSPAHVMPLLEIVRTQHTSAQVVVDLLDVGKRIKKTPIVVGNCTGFAVNRMFFPYTQSALLFVDYGMDVYKIDRACTKFGMPMGPFRLADLVGFGVAVATGMQYLENFPERVYKSMLIPIMMEDKRAGEASRKGFYKYEDKRKATPDPEIMTYIQKSRSMAGVTPDAELMKLSDKDIVEMVFFPVINEACRVLDEGIAVKASDLDIASIFGMGFPPYRGGVMLWGDSIGAKYIHGKLQEWAKRYGSFFEPCSYLAERAAKGIPLSAPAASQVKSRL; encoded by the exons TACTCCTAAGCTTAAAGGAAAGCTATGAAGAAGCTCTTCAGAGGACGGATGTCAAAGCTATTGTTGTTACAG GGAAAGGAGGGAAATTTTCTGGAGGATTTGATATTAGTTCCTTTGGTGATCTTCACAGTGGAAAAA TTGAGCAGCCAAAGGTTGGTTACATATCAATAGACATTCTCACTGAACTTCTGGAAG GAGCAACAAAGCCATCAGTGGCTGCAATTGATGGTCTTTGTCTTGGCGGAGGATTAGAAGTTTCCATG GCATGCCATGCACGTATTTCAACTCCCACTGCTCAATTAGGTCTTCCAGAACTTCAACTTGGAATCATTCCAGGATTTGGAG GAACACAGCGACTCCCACGTCTTGTTGGGCTGACAAAGTCACTTGAAATGATATTG CTATCCAAGCCAATTAAGGGCGAAGAGGCACACCAAGTGGGTCTTGTTGATTCCATAGTTTCTCCTAATGATTTGGTGAATACTGCTCGTCGTTGGGCTTTGGATATCTGTGAGCTCAGAAAGCCATGGATCAAAAGCCTTTACAAGACCGACAAACTGGAACCCCTTGGTGAGGCTAGGGAGATTCTCAAGTTTGCAAGGGCTCAAGCTCGAAAGCAGGCTGCAAATCTTGAACACCCACTTGTTTGTATTGATGTCATTGAAGAAGGTATAATTTCAGGCCCTCGAGCTGGGCTCTGGAAG GAAGCAAACGCATTCCAGAGCCTTCTTTTCTCGGATACATGTAAAAGCTTACTTCATGTATTCTTCTCTCAGCGTGCAACATCAAAG GTTCCTGGTGCTACAGACTTGGGTTTGATGCCTAGGAAAATAACTAAAGTCGCCATTCTAGGTGGTGGGCTTATGGGTTCTGGAATTGCTACTGCAATGATACTGAGTAACTATCCTGTGCTACTGAAAGAAGTAAACGAGAAATTTCTGAATGCTGGAATTGACAGGATCAAAG CCAATTTGCAGAGCCGTGTGAGGAAAGGAAAAATGACAGAGGAGAGATATGAGAAGGCTTTGTCTCTTGTCACTGGTGCCCTTGGTTATGAAAAGTTCAAAGAAGTGGACTTAGTTATCGAG GCGGTTATTGAGAATGTGAAGTTGAAGCAGCAAATATTTGCGGACTTGGAGAAGTACTGCCCTTCCCATTGCATCCTTGCTACCAACACATCTACAATTGATCTTAATCTAATTGGAGAGAAAACAAAGTCGCAAGACCGTATTGTTGGCGCACACTTCTTTAG TCCTGCGCATGTGATGCCACTCCTGGAAATAGTTCGTACCCAGCACACTTCAGCACAGGTTGTTGTTGACTTGCTGGATGTCGGGAAGAGGATCAAGAAGACACCAATAGTGGTTGGGAATTGTACTGGTTTTGCCGTCAACAGGATGTTCTTTCCTTACACCCAGTCAGCACTCCTGTTTGTTGATTATGGTATGGATGTTTACAAGATCGATCGTGCATGTACCAAATTTGGAATGCCCATGGGTCCATTCAG gcTTGCAGATCTTGTTGGTTTTGGTGTTGCTGTGGCTACTGGTATGCAGTACCTTGAAAATTTCCCAGAGAGAGTCTACAAGTCCATGCTAATTCCTATTATGATGGAGGACAAAAGGGCAG GCGAAGCCAGTCGGAAGGGATTTTACAAGTACGAGGATAAGAGGAAGGCAACTCCTGATCCTGAAATTATGACGTATATTCAGAAATCTAGGAGCATGGCAGGAGTCACTCCAGACGCTGAG TTGATGAAGCTAAGTGACAAGGACATAGTTGAGATGGTGTTCTTCCCGGTCATAAACGAGGCATGCCGTGTCCTTGATGAGGGCATTGCAGTCAAGGCGTCGGATCTTGACATCGCCTCAATCTTTGGCATGGGCTTCCCACCTTACAG GGGAGGGGTCATGTTATGGGGAGATTCCATCGGCGCAAAATACATCCACGGCAAGTTGCAGGAGTGGGCGAAGCGGTACGGCAGCTTCTTCGAGCCTTGCTCCTACCTCGCCGAAAGAGCAGCAAAGGGGATTCCTCTG AGTGCACCAGCAGCAAGTCAAGTCAAGTCCCGGCTATAG
- the LOC123077243 gene encoding glyoxysomal fatty acid beta-oxidation multifunctional protein MFP-a isoform X2 → MAAKGRTKMEVGGDGVAVITICNPPVNSLSIDVLLSLKESYEEALQRTDVKAIVVTGKGGKFSGGFDISSFGDLHSGKIEQPKVGYISIDILTELLEGATKPSVAAIDGLCLGGGLEVSMACHARISTPTAQLGLPELQLGIIPGFGGTQRLPRLVGLTKSLEMILLSKPIKGEEAHQVGLVDSIVSPNDLVNTARRWALDICELRKPWIKSLYKTDKLEPLGEAREILKFARAQARKQAANLEHPLVCIDVIEEGIISGPRAGLWKEANAFQSLLFSDTCKSLLHVFFSQRATSKVPGATDLGLMPRKITKVAILGGGLMGSGIATAMILSNYPVLLKEVNEKFLNAGIDRIKANLQSRVRKGKMTEERYEKALSLVTGALGYEKFKEVDLVIEAVIENVKLKQQIFADLEKYCPSHCILATNTSTIDLNLIGEKTKSQDRIVGAHFFSPAHVMPLLEIVRTQHTSAQVVVDLLDVGKRIKKTPIVVGNCTGFAVNRMFFPYTQSALLFVDYGMDVYKIDRACTKFGMPMGPFRLADLVGFGVAVATGMQYLENFPERVYKSMLIPIMMEDKRAGEASRKGFYKYEDKRKATPDPEIMTYIQKSRSMAGVTPDAELMKLSDKDIVEMVFFPVINEACRVLDEGIAVKASDLDIASIFGMGFPPYRGGVMLWGDSIGAKYIHGKLQEWAKRYGSFFEPCSYLAERAAKGIPLSAPAASQVKSRL, encoded by the exons TACTCCTAAGCTTAAAGGAAAGCTATGAAGAAGCTCTTCAGAGGACGGATGTCAAAGCTATTGTTGTTACAG GGAAAGGAGGGAAATTTTCTGGAGGATTTGATATTAGTTCCTTTGGTGATCTTCACAGTGGAAAAA TTGAGCAGCCAAAGGTTGGTTACATATCAATAGACATTCTCACTGAACTTCTGGAAG GAGCAACAAAGCCATCAGTGGCTGCAATTGATGGTCTTTGTCTTGGCGGAGGATTAGAAGTTTCCATG GCATGCCATGCACGTATTTCAACTCCCACTGCTCAATTAGGTCTTCCAGAACTTCAACTTGGAATCATTCCAGGATTTGGAG GAACACAGCGACTCCCACGTCTTGTTGGGCTGACAAAGTCACTTGAAATGATATTG CTATCCAAGCCAATTAAGGGCGAAGAGGCACACCAAGTGGGTCTTGTTGATTCCATAGTTTCTCCTAATGATTTGGTGAATACTGCTCGTCGTTGGGCTTTGGATATCTGTGAGCTCAGAAAGCCATGGATCAAAAGCCTTTACAAGACCGACAAACTGGAACCCCTTGGTGAGGCTAGGGAGATTCTCAAGTTTGCAAGGGCTCAAGCTCGAAAGCAGGCTGCAAATCTTGAACACCCACTTGTTTGTATTGATGTCATTGAAGAAGGTATAATTTCAGGCCCTCGAGCTGGGCTCTGGAAG GAAGCAAACGCATTCCAGAGCCTTCTTTTCTCGGATACATGTAAAAGCTTACTTCATGTATTCTTCTCTCAGCGTGCAACATCAAAG GTTCCTGGTGCTACAGACTTGGGTTTGATGCCTAGGAAAATAACTAAAGTCGCCATTCTAGGTGGTGGGCTTATGGGTTCTGGAATTGCTACTGCAATGATACTGAGTAACTATCCTGTGCTACTGAAAGAAGTAAACGAGAAATTTCTGAATGCTGGAATTGACAGGATCAAAG CCAATTTGCAGAGCCGTGTGAGGAAAGGAAAAATGACAGAGGAGAGATATGAGAAGGCTTTGTCTCTTGTCACTGGTGCCCTTGGTTATGAAAAGTTCAAAGAAGTGGACTTAGTTATCGAG GCGGTTATTGAGAATGTGAAGTTGAAGCAGCAAATATTTGCGGACTTGGAGAAGTACTGCCCTTCCCATTGCATCCTTGCTACCAACACATCTACAATTGATCTTAATCTAATTGGAGAGAAAACAAAGTCGCAAGACCGTATTGTTGGCGCACACTTCTTTAG TCCTGCGCATGTGATGCCACTCCTGGAAATAGTTCGTACCCAGCACACTTCAGCACAGGTTGTTGTTGACTTGCTGGATGTCGGGAAGAGGATCAAGAAGACACCAATAGTGGTTGGGAATTGTACTGGTTTTGCCGTCAACAGGATGTTCTTTCCTTACACCCAGTCAGCACTCCTGTTTGTTGATTATGGTATGGATGTTTACAAGATCGATCGTGCATGTACCAAATTTGGAATGCCCATGGGTCCATTCAG gcTTGCAGATCTTGTTGGTTTTGGTGTTGCTGTGGCTACTGGTATGCAGTACCTTGAAAATTTCCCAGAGAGAGTCTACAAGTCCATGCTAATTCCTATTATGATGGAGGACAAAAGGGCAG GCGAAGCCAGTCGGAAGGGATTTTACAAGTACGAGGATAAGAGGAAGGCAACTCCTGATCCTGAAATTATGACGTATATTCAGAAATCTAGGAGCATGGCAGGAGTCACTCCAGACGCTGAG TTGATGAAGCTAAGTGACAAGGACATAGTTGAGATGGTGTTCTTCCCGGTCATAAACGAGGCATGCCGTGTCCTTGATGAGGGCATTGCAGTCAAGGCGTCGGATCTTGACATCGCCTCAATCTTTGGCATGGGCTTCCCACCTTACAG GGGAGGGGTCATGTTATGGGGAGATTCCATCGGCGCAAAATACATCCACGGCAAGTTGCAGGAGTGGGCGAAGCGGTACGGCAGCTTCTTCGAGCCTTGCTCCTACCTCGCCGAAAGAGCAGCAAAGGGGATTCCTCTG AGTGCACCAGCAGCAAGTCAAGTCAAGTCCCGGCTATAG
- the LOC123077244 gene encoding putative uncharacterized protein DDB_G0270496 produces MAPLARKHRKASPSPSPSEASPNSGSDSELHLDDHSDPEDSFFSTRSAADDDVQDSSTSDEEEDDDEESLHEEEDDDEESLHDDEDDDEESLHEEDDDGEMGELEQQYRTLQANQQSILQTLKQHRDDDVSRGQAVKNQKALWDKTLEMRFLLQKAFSTSNKLPKDPSKSRFCSHDQEIEQAYVDLLDSSKQTLGCMLELQKALLEQNQAAKGANDTLPDSNGESDEWLQVQKLHTRITPFRNTEIDKWQRKTQVTTGAAALKGKLHAFNQNISDQVAGYMRDPSRMINRMYLRKSDVGVFGESAAEPATTVEGKDVEGDPELIDDSEFYHQLLKEFLESCDTGASESAFYALRKKQNKKRKLVDRRASKSRKIRYSVHEKIANFMAPVPMTVPPMASKLFENLFGMGNLQKSAAV; encoded by the exons ATGGCGCCACTCGCACGCAAGCACCGCAAGGCGTCACCTTCCCCTTCCCCCTCGGAGGCTTCTCCCAATTCAGGCAGCGACTCTGAACTCCACCTCGATGACCACTCCGACCCAGAGGACAGCTTCTTCTCCACAAGGAGCGCTGCCGATGACGACGTCCAGGATTCCTCCACC agtgacgaggaggaggatgacgaTGAGGAGAGCCTCcatgaggaggaggatgacgatgaggagagcctccatgatgatgaggatgatgatgaggagagcCTCCATGAGGAGGATGATGATGGTGAGATGGGAGAGCTCGAGCAGCAGTATCGCACCCTCCAGGCCAATCAACA AAGCATTCTTCAAACCCTGAAACAACACAGGGATGACGATGTCTCAAGAGGCCAGGCAGTCAAAAACCAAAAG GCGCTATGGGATAAGACCCTGGAAATGAGATTCTTGCTGCAGAAAGCATTCTCCACTTCAAACAAGCTTCCCAAG GATCCATCCAAGTCAAGGTTCTGCAGTCATGATCAGGAGATAGAGCAAGCATATGTTGATCTGTTGGACTCATCGAAACAGACTCTCGGTTGCATGCTGGAGCTGCAGAAG GCTTTACTGGAGCAGAACCAGGCTGCAAAGGGTGCAAATG ACACATTGCCTGACTCAAATGGAGAGAGTGACGAGTGGTTGCAAGTACAGAAATTGCATACAAG GATAACCCCTTTCAGAAATACCGAGATAGATAAATGGCAGAGGAAAACACAGGTCACAACTGGAGCTGCTGCACTGAAAGGAAAGTTGCACGCATTTAATCAG AACATAAGTGACCAAGTTGCTGGTTACATGAGAGACCCAAGCAGGATGATTAACCGGATGTACTTGAGGAAATCTGATGTTGGTGTATTCGGGGAG AGTGCAGCGGAGCCTGCTACTACCGTTGAG GGGAAGGATGTGGAAGGTGATCCTGAACTTATTGATGATTCTGAATTTTATCATCAACTTCTCAAGGAGTTTCTCGAGTCGTGTGATACAGGAGCATCTG AGTCTGCATTTTATGCTCTGaggaagaagcagaacaagaagaggaaACTCGTGGATCGCCGCGCTTCAAAGAGCAGAAAGATAAG GTACAGTGTTCACGAGAAGATTGCTAATTTCATGGCCCCGGTGCCTATGACGGTTCCTCCAATGGCTTCGAAACTGTTTGAGAATTTGTTTGGAATGGGCAACCTGCAGAAGTCAGCCGCGGTCTGA